From the Serratia nematodiphila DZ0503SBS1 genome, one window contains:
- a CDS encoding 4'-phosphopantetheinyl transferase family protein, with amino-acid sequence MACHFARWTPASAVLDTQRLADEVIAATRTFSVKRRTRYLQGRILLAEMMFYLYGLPTLPPIATTPTGRPCFADHQLPDFSLAYASNTVGVLLSDEGKVGLDIEVMRARGSRQSALQNAHQTPAESAWIGAQDDRLEAETQLWSIRQSVLKISGLGNSGQSTLRLHPFSGHLRSSATPDVQVMSDADEYLSWACAGSPGLDRLLCWRYEERGGLHKDGEISPRSPAASSRFVKLTGLKTPG; translated from the coding sequence ATGGCGTGTCATTTTGCCCGATGGACCCCGGCCTCCGCTGTCCTGGATACCCAGAGACTCGCCGACGAAGTGATAGCCGCCACCCGCACCTTTTCCGTTAAGCGCCGCACGCGCTACCTGCAAGGGCGCATTCTGCTCGCCGAAATGATGTTCTACCTGTACGGCCTGCCGACGCTGCCACCCATCGCCACCACACCCACCGGCCGCCCCTGCTTCGCCGATCATCAGCTGCCCGATTTTAGCCTCGCCTATGCCAGCAACACCGTGGGCGTGCTGCTCAGCGACGAAGGCAAAGTCGGACTGGATATCGAAGTGATGCGGGCGCGCGGCAGCCGGCAAAGCGCGCTGCAGAACGCGCACCAGACGCCGGCGGAAAGCGCCTGGATCGGCGCGCAGGACGATCGGCTGGAGGCGGAGACTCAGCTGTGGAGCATTCGGCAAAGCGTGCTGAAAATTTCCGGCCTCGGCAACAGCGGCCAGTCTACGCTGCGTCTGCATCCCTTCTCCGGCCACCTGCGTTCCAGCGCCACGCCGGACGTTCAGGTGATGAGCGATGCCGACGAATATCTGAGCTGGGCCTGCGCCGGCAGCCCCGGGCTGGATCGCCTGCTGTGCTGGCGCTACGAAGAGCGCGGCGGCCTGCACAAAGACGGGGAAATCTCGCCGCGCAGCCCGGCGGCATCCTCACGCTTCGTTAAACTGACGGGCCTGAAGACGCCAGGTTGA
- a CDS encoding MBL fold metallo-hydrolase — MALTLKVLLENRRAAGANPLLQAKAGLSLLIEDETTSILFDTGPDDSFLRNAALMSVDLSRITATVLSHGHYDHCGGVAWLPDNSRIICHPQIGDERYAALKVLGHTRKIKKLSLDIDYSRHNMHYSREPLAIGDRFMWSGEIAVPAPRAYGVITGENAAVDYVIDEGVLIYKSDRGLVIVTGCGHRGIVNIVRHCQKITGIDRIHALIGGFHLRCASPRTLWRVRRFLRQHQPEKIMGCHCTGAWGRLWLPEGIAPATGDSWILE; from the coding sequence ATGGCGTTAACCCTCAAGGTATTGCTGGAAAACCGCCGCGCCGCCGGCGCCAACCCGCTATTGCAGGCCAAGGCCGGGTTAAGCCTGCTGATTGAGGACGAGACGACCTCCATACTGTTCGACACCGGCCCCGACGACAGCTTCCTGCGCAATGCGGCGCTGATGAGCGTCGATCTCTCCCGCATCACCGCGACGGTGCTCTCCCACGGCCACTATGACCACTGCGGCGGCGTCGCCTGGCTGCCGGACAACAGCCGCATCATCTGCCATCCCCAAATCGGTGATGAACGCTATGCGGCGCTGAAGGTGCTGGGCCACACCCGCAAAATCAAAAAGCTCTCTTTGGACATCGACTACTCGCGCCATAACATGCACTACAGCCGCGAGCCGCTGGCGATCGGCGATCGCTTTATGTGGTCAGGTGAAATCGCCGTGCCCGCACCGCGCGCCTACGGGGTGATTACCGGGGAAAACGCGGCGGTGGATTACGTTATCGACGAAGGGGTGCTGATTTACAAATCGGATCGCGGTCTGGTGATCGTGACCGGCTGCGGGCATCGCGGGATCGTGAATATCGTGCGCCACTGCCAGAAAATCACCGGAATCGATCGGATCCACGCCTTAATTGGTGGTTTTCATCTGCGTTGCGCTTCCCCGCGCACGCTCTGGCGCGTGCGCCGTTTTTTACGGCAGCACCAGCCGGAAAAGATCATGGGCTGCCACTGTACCGGCGCGTGGGGCCGGCTATGGCTGCCGGAAGGTATCGCGCCGGCCACCGGCGATAGCTGGATCCTGGAATAA
- the mnmE gene encoding tRNA uridine-5-carboxymethylaminomethyl(34) synthesis GTPase MnmE, with the protein MSTTDTIVAQATPPGRGGVGILRISGSKAKDVAQALLGKLPKPRYADYLPFRDAAGATLDQGIALWFPGPNSFTGEDVLELQGHGGPVILDLLLKRVLALPDVRIARPGEFSERAFLNDKLDLAQAEAIADLIDASSEQAARSAMNSLQGAFSILIHQLVEALTHLRIYVEAAIDFPDEEIDFLSDGKIEAQLNDVMADLDNVRGEARQGSLLREGMKVVIAGRPNAGKSSLLNSLAGREAAIVTDIAGTTRDVLREHIHIDGMPLHIIDTAGLRDASDEVERIGIERAWNEIEQADRVLFMVDGTTTAATEPAEIWPEFMARLPATLPITVVRNKADITGETLGLTEVNNHSLIRLSARTGEGVDVLRDHLKQSMGFTSNMEGGFLARRRHLQALELAAQHLVQGKEQLVSAYAGELLAEELRQAQLALSEITGEFTSDDLLGRIFSSFCIGK; encoded by the coding sequence ATGAGCACCACCGATACCATCGTAGCCCAAGCCACCCCGCCGGGACGCGGCGGCGTCGGCATTCTGCGCATTTCCGGAAGCAAGGCCAAAGACGTCGCCCAGGCGTTGCTCGGCAAGCTGCCGAAGCCGCGCTACGCTGACTATCTGCCGTTCCGCGACGCCGCCGGTGCCACCCTCGATCAGGGCATCGCGCTGTGGTTTCCGGGGCCAAACTCCTTTACCGGCGAAGACGTGCTGGAGCTGCAGGGCCACGGCGGGCCGGTGATCCTCGATCTGCTGCTCAAGCGCGTGCTGGCGCTGCCCGACGTGCGCATCGCCCGGCCCGGCGAGTTCTCCGAGCGCGCGTTTCTCAACGACAAACTCGATCTGGCGCAGGCCGAAGCGATCGCCGATCTGATCGACGCCAGCTCCGAGCAGGCGGCACGTTCGGCGATGAACTCGCTGCAGGGCGCATTTTCCATCCTCATCCACCAGCTCGTGGAAGCGCTCACTCACCTGCGAATCTACGTGGAAGCGGCGATCGACTTCCCGGACGAGGAAATCGACTTCCTGTCCGACGGTAAAATCGAGGCGCAGCTCAACGACGTGATGGCGGATCTGGATAACGTGCGTGGTGAAGCGCGCCAGGGCAGCCTGCTGCGCGAAGGGATGAAGGTGGTGATCGCCGGGCGCCCCAACGCCGGTAAATCCAGCCTGCTCAATTCGTTGGCCGGGCGCGAGGCGGCGATCGTCACCGATATCGCCGGCACCACCCGCGACGTCTTGCGTGAACATATCCATATCGACGGCATGCCGCTGCACATCATCGACACCGCCGGCCTGCGCGACGCCAGCGACGAAGTTGAACGTATCGGCATCGAACGTGCCTGGAACGAGATCGAACAGGCCGACAGAGTGCTGTTTATGGTTGACGGCACCACCACCGCCGCCACCGAGCCGGCGGAGATCTGGCCGGAGTTTATGGCGCGCCTGCCGGCAACGCTGCCGATCACCGTGGTGCGCAACAAAGCCGACATCACCGGTGAAACGCTGGGCCTGACGGAAGTGAATAACCACTCACTTATTCGCCTGTCGGCCCGCACTGGCGAAGGCGTCGATGTGCTGCGCGATCATCTGAAACAGAGCATGGGCTTCACCAGCAACATGGAAGGCGGCTTCCTGGCGCGCCGTCGCCACCTGCAGGCGCTGGAACTGGCGGCGCAGCATCTGGTGCAGGGCAAAGAACAGTTAGTGAGCGCTTACGCGGGCGAACTGCTGGCCGAGGAACTGCGCCAGGCGCAGCTGGCCTTGAGCGAAATCACCGGCGAATTCACCTCCGACGACCTGCTGGGCCGCATCTTCTCCAGCTTCTGTATCGGGAAATAA